Proteins co-encoded in one Terriglobia bacterium genomic window:
- a CDS encoding arsenate reductase ArsC produces MKKRVLFLRTGNSARSQMAEGLLRHMAGDRFEVFSAGTMRVGLNPNAVKAMAELGIDISHQHSKSVDEFSGQQFDYVFTVCDNAREACPIFPGSGHRIHHSFEDQAAASAERQPVVFRAVRNQIRSRLEEFIRNES; encoded by the coding sequence ATGAAGAAACGCGTCCTGTTTCTGCGTACCGGCAATTCAGCCAGGAGCCAGATGGCGGAGGGCTTGCTTCGGCATATGGCCGGTGACCGCTTCGAGGTCTTCAGCGCAGGGACCATGCGGGTCGGGTTAAACCCAAACGCCGTCAAGGCGATGGCCGAGTTAGGGATCGACATATCACATCAGCACTCGAAGTCTGTCGACGAGTTCAGCGGTCAACAGTTCGATTACGTGTTCACCGTCTGTGACAACGCCCGAGAGGCGTGCCCGATCTTCCCGGGGAGTGGACACCGCATTCACCACAGCTTTGAAGATCAGGCTGCGGCGTCAGCAGAACGGCAACCCGTTGTATTTCGGGCGGTCCGCAATCAGATCCGTTCGCGCCTCGAAGAATTTATTCGTAACGAATCCTGA
- the arsB gene encoding ACR3 family arsenite efflux transporter — MSTVIENPPEVAAPKRLNFFERYLTLWVGVCMVAGLAIGTWAPGIVRSLRSMEFGRGSQVNVPVAVLIWLMIIPMMMKVDFGAILDVRQKPRGLLVTLFVNWLVKPFSMALIGWIFFRHLFAAWISPADADQYIAGVIILAAAPCTAMVFVWSYLTDGDPACTLVQVSVNDLLMLFLFAPIVRFLVAGASSLTVPFIVLLYSVIAFIVIPLAVGVTLRAWFTRTHGKQWFEQQLLPKFSPITILALLATLVCIFAFQAENITGRYFHVLLIAIPILIRVYFNSSLTYGLMKLLKVEHSVAAPGALIGASNFFELAVATAIALFGPGSGAALATVVGVLVEVPVMLSVCNVCNRTRHWFPAGERQTVGAAR; from the coding sequence ATGTCAACGGTAATCGAGAATCCGCCGGAAGTGGCCGCACCCAAGCGGCTGAACTTCTTCGAACGCTACCTGACCTTGTGGGTCGGGGTCTGCATGGTTGCAGGGCTGGCGATTGGGACGTGGGCGCCGGGAATCGTTCGCAGCCTCCGCAGCATGGAATTCGGCCGAGGCAGCCAGGTCAACGTTCCGGTCGCGGTCCTGATCTGGCTGATGATCATCCCGATGATGATGAAGGTCGATTTTGGCGCCATCCTCGATGTGCGCCAGAAGCCGCGCGGGCTGCTCGTCACCCTGTTTGTGAACTGGCTGGTGAAGCCGTTCTCGATGGCCCTCATCGGCTGGATCTTCTTCCGTCACCTGTTTGCCGCCTGGATCAGCCCTGCCGATGCCGACCAGTACATCGCCGGAGTCATCATCCTTGCCGCCGCACCGTGTACCGCGATGGTCTTCGTCTGGAGCTACCTGACCGACGGTGACCCTGCTTGCACATTGGTGCAGGTCTCGGTGAATGACCTGCTCATGTTGTTCCTGTTTGCGCCAATCGTCCGCTTTCTCGTTGCGGGCGCATCTTCGCTGACCGTACCGTTCATCGTTCTGCTCTATTCCGTCATCGCCTTCATCGTCATTCCGCTCGCTGTTGGAGTGACGCTCCGAGCGTGGTTCACACGAACTCACGGCAAGCAATGGTTCGAACAACAACTCTTGCCGAAATTCAGTCCCATTACGATCCTCGCGCTGCTCGCAACGCTGGTTTGCATCTTCGCTTTCCAAGCCGAGAACATCACCGGGCGCTACTTCCACGTTCTTCTGATCGCCATCCCGATCCTGATCCGGGTCTACTTCAACTCCAGCCTGACCTACGGGCTGATGAAACTGCTGAAAGTGGAGCACTCGGTCGCTGCTCCCGGCGCCCTGATTGGGGCGAGCAACTTCTTTGAGCTCGCCGTTGCCACCGCCATAGCTTTGTTTGGGCCCGGTTCGGGTGCAGCACTGGCGACGGTTGTCGGTGTGCTGGTTGAGGTGCCAGTGATGCTCTCGGTATGCAACGTGTGCAACCGGACGCGGCATTGGTTCCCGGCCGGCGAACGGCAGACTGTGGGGGCGGCGCGATGA
- a CDS encoding CBS domain-containing protein, whose protein sequence is MRVSEVMMRSPITCSRITSLRNATRMLREHDIGFLLVVEELWNRSLMGVVTDRDLCLTGSEWRPYAALHRSKQGTAASV, encoded by the coding sequence ATGCGAGTCAGCGAAGTGATGATGCGATCTCCGATTACCTGCAGTCGCATAACCAGTCTACGGAATGCCACCCGGATGCTACGAGAGCACGACATCGGCTTTTTGCTGGTAGTGGAAGAGCTGTGGAATCGGAGTCTTATGGGCGTGGTAACCGACCGAGATCTGTGTCTGACTGGATCGGAATGGCGCCCGTACGCAGCGCTTCACCGTTCCAAGCAAGGCACGGCAGCCAGCGTTTAG
- a CDS encoding Mrp/NBP35 family ATP-binding protein: protein MAALQTTNDKNTRAEERQELQRRLQAQMQLVRFKVVVLSGKAGVGKSTVAANLAVVLADQGHTVGLLDVDIHGPSIPKLLGITGEKITPCGGRMLPVHARERLWVISAAFLMKSTDAVIWRGPLKFHLIQQFLSDVAWGALDFLVIDSPPGTGDEPLSVAQLVGRPAAAVMVTTPQDVAVNDVRRCVTFCRETDLPVAGIVENTSGYVCPQCGSKAEIFGSGGGRRLADEMKVPFLGQIPLDAQIVSSGDGGVAFVSADAKSASRTAFIRIVNEVEAFTQQQLTPVGDKAVQEPASAK from the coding sequence ATGGCGGCACTTCAAACTACTAACGATAAAAATACTCGCGCCGAGGAGAGGCAGGAACTCCAACGCCGCTTGCAGGCGCAAATGCAACTGGTTCGCTTCAAGGTAGTTGTACTTTCCGGGAAGGCCGGCGTCGGAAAAAGCACCGTCGCCGCTAACCTCGCTGTAGTTCTCGCCGATCAGGGACACACAGTCGGCCTTTTGGATGTGGACATTCACGGTCCGAGCATCCCGAAGCTCCTGGGTATTACGGGAGAGAAGATTACCCCGTGTGGTGGGCGGATGCTTCCTGTTCACGCCCGTGAACGGCTCTGGGTAATTTCGGCTGCATTTCTCATGAAGAGCACGGACGCTGTGATCTGGCGTGGACCGCTGAAATTCCACCTGATCCAGCAATTTCTTTCGGATGTGGCATGGGGCGCCCTCGACTTCCTGGTCATCGACTCGCCGCCGGGTACGGGTGATGAGCCGCTCAGCGTGGCTCAACTAGTCGGCCGTCCGGCCGCTGCGGTGATGGTCACCACTCCGCAGGATGTTGCCGTCAATGATGTGAGGCGATGTGTCACATTCTGCCGGGAGACAGATCTTCCCGTTGCCGGAATTGTGGAGAACACGAGCGGCTACGTATGTCCGCAATGCGGTTCAAAGGCAGAGATCTTTGGCAGCGGTGGCGGCAGGCGGCTGGCGGACGAAATGAAGGTGCCCTTCCTGGGGCAGATTCCGTTGGACGCGCAGATCGTGAGTTCCGGTGATGGTGGGGTTGCATTCGTCAGTGCCGATGCGAAGAGCGCATCGAGAACGGCATTCATACGGATCGTGAATGAAGTCGAAGCGTTCACTCAACAACAACTGACTCCAGTCGGCGATAAGGCTGTGCAGGAGCCGGCGAGTGCGAAATAA
- a CDS encoding ZIP family metal transporter, translating to MDGVVIAGAFLESVPLGVSTTLAVMAHELPQEVGDFGVLLHSGYRRLQAFLLNSLSATATLLGAGLAYIAVGQTSRAMPYLLAVSAASFLYIGSADLIPSLNRDSHPASGLRQFLLVLAGAPHFGIAKWVLIRDDDTGEIKFEQNTGLTGRAVVDIMASRSCTDAVFTEIGPGAFGHLQAAGIRGWLAPSDVPVPELVERLSRGELSAVNEATHTEGGARRRERKGRGCGSAKSRGSGDGRERGCCGQQHRHRFGAQT from the coding sequence GTGGACGGAGTCGTGATTGCGGGTGCCTTTCTGGAGTCCGTGCCACTGGGCGTTTCCACCACGCTGGCCGTCATGGCGCACGAACTGCCGCAAGAGGTCGGTGACTTCGGCGTCCTCCTGCATAGCGGATATCGCCGCTTGCAAGCTTTCCTGCTGAATTCGCTCTCCGCCACCGCGACGCTCTTGGGGGCGGGGCTCGCCTACATTGCAGTGGGGCAAACGTCGCGCGCGATGCCGTACCTGCTCGCAGTGTCAGCTGCCAGCTTCCTCTACATCGGCTCGGCCGATCTGATTCCGAGCCTCAATCGTGACAGTCATCCTGCCTCCGGCTTACGCCAGTTCCTCCTAGTGTTGGCCGGGGCGCCTCACTTCGGAATTGCAAAGTGGGTTCTGATCCGCGACGACGATACAGGCGAGATCAAATTCGAGCAAAACACCGGCCTCACCGGCCGAGCGGTGGTGGACATCATGGCGAGCCGCAGCTGCACGGATGCCGTCTTCACCGAGATCGGGCCCGGCGCGTTTGGGCATCTGCAGGCGGCCGGCATCCGCGGCTGGCTCGCTCCCTCCGATGTTCCGGTTCCGGAACTCGTTGAGCGGTTGAGCCGGGGCGAGTTGTCGGCTGTCAATGAAGCCACGCATACTGAAGGCGGCGCACGCCGCCGTGAGCGAAAAGGGCGCGGGTGTGGTTCAGCGAAATCGCGCGGAAGCGGAGACGGCCGTGAACGCGGCTGCTGCGGACAGCAGCATCGGCACCGGTTCGGAGCGCAGACATGA
- a CDS encoding radical SAM protein, with amino-acid sequence MSHVFGPIQSRRLGRSMGIDLVPHKTCNWNCVYCQLGRTIPLTNERRQYRSTQTVLSDFRRALHECREKVDWITFVGSGEPTLHIDLGHLIREIKDLTDIAVAVITNGSLLWDVDVEGEVAMADAVLPSLDAGDEAIYRAINRPHPDLTYDSLVRGLRGFRRYYKGKLWVEVMLVADMNDTEPALLDLAKALHDISPDEVHISTPFHATAEHWVRQPTAEATALAQAILGEKAKVLAPVSADVNLDKDRAAEAIADVITRHPLPEDEVRATFAGCLQDANEGVQRLGATGTLQRVYREGRWFWCPAGATYADAHVKKEKK; translated from the coding sequence ATGTCGCACGTATTCGGCCCGATACAATCCCGGAGGCTCGGCCGATCCATGGGAATCGACCTCGTGCCCCATAAGACTTGCAACTGGAACTGCGTGTACTGCCAGCTGGGGCGCACGATCCCGTTGACGAACGAACGCCGGCAGTACCGGTCCACGCAAACCGTCCTGTCAGATTTCCGTCGAGCCTTACACGAATGCCGCGAAAAGGTTGACTGGATCACCTTTGTCGGATCGGGCGAGCCGACATTGCACATTGACCTCGGACACCTGATTCGGGAAATCAAGGACCTGACCGACATCGCAGTAGCGGTGATCACCAACGGCTCGCTGCTCTGGGATGTGGACGTAGAGGGAGAAGTGGCGATGGCCGATGCTGTGCTTCCCAGCCTCGATGCCGGCGACGAGGCCATCTATCGCGCCATCAACCGACCGCATCCAGACCTGACGTACGACTCGCTCGTTCGTGGTCTGCGGGGCTTCCGCCGGTACTACAAAGGAAAGCTCTGGGTTGAGGTGATGCTGGTTGCGGACATGAATGATACGGAGCCCGCTCTGCTGGATTTGGCCAAGGCACTTCACGACATTTCACCCGATGAGGTGCACATCAGCACGCCTTTCCACGCCACGGCAGAGCATTGGGTACGCCAGCCCACGGCGGAGGCGACGGCGCTGGCGCAAGCGATTCTGGGCGAAAAAGCGAAAGTGCTGGCACCTGTTTCGGCGGACGTGAACCTCGATAAGGATCGCGCCGCGGAGGCAATCGCAGACGTTATCACCCGTCATCCCTTGCCCGAGGACGAGGTGCGAGCCACGTTTGCTGGTTGCCTCCAAGACGCTAACGAAGGCGTGCAGCGCCTCGGTGCAACGGGGACTCTCCAGCGCGTCTATCGCGAGGGCCGCTGGTTTTGGTGTCCGGCTGGAGCAACGTACGCTGACGCACACGTCAAAAAGGAAAAGAAATGA
- a CDS encoding class I SAM-dependent methyltransferase produces MFSTFYDRFVALHSRDKGGLARRFLADQVAARSCGSVLDICTGTASLLSVLQEKVGCGGHVIGLDFSHGMLRVARKKTNQFANIALVEADAGCLPFAAVVFDAVTCSHAFYELKGEVRERALGEIVRVLKPNGAFLMMEHDVPANPVVRLLFYLRLASMGAAQAVNFLRHEREELRAYFGTVTQIVAPAGKSKVLVCRKEARFAAAV; encoded by the coding sequence GTGTTCTCCACGTTCTATGACCGCTTTGTTGCGCTTCACTCCCGGGACAAGGGCGGGCTGGCGAGGAGGTTTTTGGCGGACCAGGTTGCAGCCCGCAGCTGCGGGTCGGTGCTGGACATTTGCACCGGTACGGCTAGTCTTCTTTCGGTCCTGCAAGAGAAAGTCGGCTGCGGTGGTCACGTGATTGGATTGGACTTCTCTCACGGAATGCTGCGCGTGGCGCGCAAAAAGACGAACCAGTTCGCGAACATCGCTCTGGTAGAAGCCGATGCAGGCTGCCTCCCGTTTGCCGCGGTGGTATTCGACGCCGTCACCTGTTCGCATGCGTTTTATGAACTCAAGGGTGAAGTCCGTGAGCGGGCGCTGGGGGAAATCGTTCGCGTGCTGAAGCCAAACGGGGCCTTTCTGATGATGGAGCATGATGTGCCCGCGAATCCCGTTGTGCGGCTGTTGTTCTACCTGCGCCTCGCTTCGATGGGCGCGGCTCAGGCGGTTAACTTCCTGCGCCATGAACGGGAGGAATTGCGGGCGTATTTCGGCACTGTTACGCAGATCGTTGCCCCTGCCGGAAAATCGAAAGTTCTGGTGTGTCGCAAGGAGGCGCGATTTGCCGCAGCGGTGTAA
- a CDS encoding helix-turn-helix transcriptional regulator has product MYRFVEPVVLLMLKEKGRSYGYDLVSNLANYALTDAQIEGAALYRTLRRLEENRYVVSSWETRNGGPARRVYTLTKAGEQHLSEWGEVLGNLGSAMSRFAKRLNHNGAARAGSRRS; this is encoded by the coding sequence GTGTACCGTTTTGTGGAGCCTGTCGTGCTGTTGATGTTGAAAGAAAAGGGCCGCTCCTACGGCTACGATCTCGTCTCCAATCTCGCGAACTACGCCTTGACGGACGCCCAGATCGAGGGGGCGGCGCTGTACCGCACACTGCGCCGCCTGGAAGAGAACCGGTACGTTGTGTCCAGTTGGGAAACGCGCAACGGAGGCCCGGCGCGCCGCGTATACACGCTCACCAAGGCGGGGGAACAGCATTTGAGCGAGTGGGGCGAGGTGCTGGGCAACCTCGGTTCCGCCATGTCGCGCTTTGCGAAGCGCTTGAATCACAACGGCGCTGCGCGCGCAGGCTCGCGGCGATCGTAG